From Pseudodesulfovibrio nedwellii:
CCCAGGCCGTAGCCTGTTCAAAAAGGACTCCGGCAGTGCAAACCTCTTTAAAGGTAGTAAGTGGCCGGATTTCCAAACACGACGAAGCGCCGGGTTCGGAAACAGCGAAACCGGACAGCGCCCCGAGAATCTTGGGGAACTCCAATACGTGGAATGTTCTGGATTCCATCTGTGAGCCGTTTGGTTGGGAAGTTAGGAAAGCTTGGATTTGACCAGTCCGCTAGCTTTTTTGCCGTCAACCTGCCCCTTGTGCGCGCCGAGAACAGCTTGCATCACCTTGCCCATATCGGCCATGGAAGAGGCTCCGAGATCGGCAATGGCCTTCTCAATAGCTACTTCCAACTCTTCATCGGACAATGATTGGGGGAGATACGAATCCAGGGCGACAAGTTCTTCGGCCTCAATCTTAGCCAAATCATCTCTGCCAGCCTTGGTGTATTGATCAAAGGAATCCTTGCGTTGCTTGACCTGCTTAGCAATGAGATCAAGAACGACATCGTCGGGAAGACCATCGGACCTTTCTTCGACCATGCGGTTTTTAATGGCCGTCTTGAGGTGTCTCAAGACGGCCACTTTTACCGTCGATTTAGCCTTGTAGGCCTCGATGTAGTCTTTGTCTATTTGTTGTGACAGACTCATAACTACATATTACGCATTTTGCGCATTTTTTTTGCAAGCCTTTTCTTAGCGGCAGCTTTCTTTTTCTTCTTCTGCACGCTGGGCTTTTCGTAGTGCTGACGTTTTTTCAGCTCGGACAAGATCCCGGCCTTCTCTACCTGCTTCTTGAAGCGACGCAGAGAGATGTCGAAATTGTCATTATCGTCAAAGTAAACACCCGGCAAAGTAAATCACCTCCTCGGTGAACTGCCCGCGCCTTTGGCGGGCGAGCGAAATAAGAGATACTACATATACGTATCAAAATTGGATTGCAATAGATAAATATAAAAATATCTCGCATACTCCGCAAAGACAAAGGCCTATCGATTTTTCTCGACAGGCCTAATTTGTCTAATAAAATCATATTTTAATGTTCAGCGTTTTTTGCATCTCGCATGGACTGCAGGACTGTGACGGCCAGCGCAACACCAAGGACGCCGAGAACGACATAGAGGACGCCGAAAAATACGAAATGGTCGGGCATCCACCAGGGAAGGTCCTGAAAAAGCGGGCTATGAACGGTTTCACCATGAATCATCATAGGGTTGTCTCCAAATTATTTAACGGCGTCCTTGAGGATCTTACCGGGACGGAATTTGACGACCTTGGTGGCCGGGATCTTGATTTCAGCGCCAGTGCGGGGATTACGGCCAACACGAGCTTTACGTTCTTCCACAACGAAAGTGCCGAAACCAGTCAGTGTCAGCTTGCCATCTTTGACCAAGGTACCTTCGACGGTATCCAGAAAAGCATTCAGAGCGCGCTCTGCATTCGCTTTGGTCAGGTTCGCCTTCTCCGCGATTTTGACAACCAATTCAGCCTTTGTCATCAGTCCTTCCTCCTCAATGAAATAATTCCTTTACGTATCTGGGTAAAAATGCGGACAGAGATGAAACTGTACTCGCATCTTGTTTCCTTCAACAACTCACCCCTCCGGCTTTAAATGAACTTTCGGGCTGTGTCCAGTCCGGTCGCTCAAATACTACGAAAAAACCTATGTCCTATCAAGGTTTCGGGGTTTTTTAAACTCAGTGAATTTAATCAGAAACAGTATTTTC
This genomic window contains:
- a CDS encoding GatB/YqeY domain-containing protein; translation: MSLSQQIDKDYIEAYKAKSTVKVAVLRHLKTAIKNRMVEERSDGLPDDVVLDLIAKQVKQRKDSFDQYTKAGRDDLAKIEAEELVALDSYLPQSLSDEELEVAIEKAIADLGASSMADMGKVMQAVLGAHKGQVDGKKASGLVKSKLS
- the rpsU gene encoding 30S ribosomal protein S21, coding for MPGVYFDDNDNFDISLRRFKKQVEKAGILSELKKRQHYEKPSVQKKKKKAAAKKRLAKKMRKMRNM
- a CDS encoding HU family DNA-binding protein; this encodes MTKAELVVKIAEKANLTKANAERALNAFLDTVEGTLVKDGKLTLTGFGTFVVEERKARVGRNPRTGAEIKIPATKVVKFRPGKILKDAVK